The following coding sequences are from one Streptomyces angustmyceticus window:
- a CDS encoding response regulator produces the protein MSTPDTSSSILIVDDMEENLVALEAVLGSLAQKVVRARSGEEALKAMLREEFAVVLIDVLMPGMNGFETAANIKGLDQTKDVPIILLTGASVDPNYAYRGYTVGAADFLIKPFDPWLLRTKVNVFLDLHRKNRQLAAQAEQLKRLLTSEDQPGSESWPPGATAPVATSTDTAAAPAASPPPATAAPAPAPPAGGGQAQQPPPGPPMDQPVGQPHPPQPPEGPGAPAPPEPPPQPSAAPAGDAARLAEIAGQLAEVELLLRDAKGADKERLADRITELEEAVGRLMVARGT, from the coding sequence ATGAGCACACCGGACACCTCGTCCAGCATCCTCATCGTCGACGACATGGAGGAGAACCTCGTCGCGCTGGAAGCCGTCCTGGGCTCGCTCGCCCAGAAAGTGGTGCGGGCGCGCTCCGGTGAAGAGGCCCTCAAGGCCATGCTCCGCGAGGAGTTCGCGGTCGTCCTCATCGATGTGCTGATGCCGGGCATGAACGGCTTCGAGACCGCCGCCAACATCAAGGGCCTGGACCAGACGAAGGACGTCCCGATCATCCTCCTCACCGGCGCCTCGGTCGACCCGAACTACGCCTACCGCGGCTACACGGTCGGCGCGGCGGACTTCCTCATCAAGCCGTTCGACCCCTGGCTGCTGCGCACCAAGGTGAACGTCTTCCTCGACCTCCACCGCAAGAACCGCCAACTGGCCGCCCAGGCGGAGCAGTTGAAACGCCTGCTGACCTCGGAGGATCAGCCCGGGAGCGAGAGCTGGCCGCCCGGCGCGACCGCCCCGGTGGCCACCAGTACCGACACCGCCGCCGCCCCCGCGGCCTCGCCGCCGCCCGCGACGGCCGCTCCGGCCCCGGCTCCCCCGGCGGGCGGCGGTCAGGCCCAGCAGCCGCCGCCGGGGCCGCCGATGGATCAGCCGGTCGGGCAGCCGCACCCGCCCCAGCCCCCGGAGGGCCCCGGCGCCCCCGCACCTCCCGAGCCGCCCCCGCAGCCCTCGGCGGCGCCCGCCGGTGACGCCGCCCGCCTCGCGGAGATCGCCGGCCAGCTCGCCGAGGTGGAACTCCTCCTGCGCGACGCGAAGGGCGCCGACAAGGAGCGCCTGGCCGACCGCATCACCGAACTGGAGGAAGCGGTGGGGAGGTTGATGGTGGCCCGGGGGACCTGA
- a CDS encoding helix-turn-helix domain-containing protein: protein MHKVTEYQDPGYTIVGNHLAQHRSLSGLAIGLAAHIQSLPEGAPADIRTLARRFPEGRDRIAAALRELEAYGYLERVRQRTEDGRMVTVTLSYNNPEATRARRAREAAEQAKRRTAVEPPPPARTQAPAPVPTQPPAPAPVGQPPRPAPSPQPSRTPRQPLPAPRQPSSASRRSSSAPRQPSSAPRLPEPTTHAHHTRAAALLANLRHDDPRLLLSVREIRRLAPPVAAWLERGASPEAVRSALTTGLPTALRHPASLFAHRLAEHLPPPLPTAPPPPGPEPAAPPPLQTCDGCERAFRAPAPGRCRDCRHPAPEQGAT from the coding sequence GTGCACAAAGTGACCGAGTATCAGGACCCCGGCTACACCATCGTCGGCAACCACCTCGCCCAGCACCGGTCCCTGTCCGGCCTGGCGATCGGGCTCGCCGCCCACATCCAGTCGCTGCCCGAGGGGGCGCCGGCCGACATCCGTACGCTGGCGCGCCGCTTCCCCGAGGGGCGGGACCGGATCGCCGCCGCCTTGAGGGAGTTGGAGGCGTACGGCTACCTCGAACGCGTCCGGCAGCGCACCGAGGACGGGCGGATGGTCACGGTCACGCTCTCGTACAACAACCCGGAGGCCACCCGCGCCCGCCGCGCCCGCGAGGCCGCCGAGCAGGCCAAACGCCGCACGGCGGTCGAACCGCCCCCACCTGCGCGGACCCAGGCCCCGGCCCCGGTTCCGACCCAGCCCCCGGCCCCGGCGCCCGTAGGGCAACCGCCCCGTCCCGCACCCTCGCCACAGCCGTCCCGCACACCCCGGCAACCGTTGCCCGCACCCCGGCAGCCGTCTTCCGCAAGCCGGCGGTCCTCCTCCGCACCCCGGCAGCCATCCTCCGCACCTCGGCTCCCGGAGCCCACGACCCACGCACACCACACCCGGGCCGCCGCCCTCCTCGCGAACCTCCGCCACGACGATCCCCGTCTGCTGCTCTCCGTACGGGAGATCCGTCGACTCGCCCCGCCCGTCGCCGCCTGGCTGGAACGCGGGGCCTCCCCGGAGGCCGTGCGCAGCGCCCTGACAACCGGCCTCCCCACCGCCCTGCGCCACCCGGCGTCCCTGTTCGCCCACCGTCTCGCGGAACACCTCCCCCCGCCCCTCCCCACGGCACCCCCGCCGCCTGGCCCCGAACCCGCTGCCCCACCGCCGCTCCAGACCTGCGACGGCTGCGAGCGCGCCTTCCGCGCCCCGGCCCCGGGCCGCTGCCGCGACTGCCGCCACCCGGCGCCGGAGCAGGGCGCGACATAG
- a CDS encoding ATP-binding protein: protein MNEENAEHKLQFKVQLSATRRGARLAWLLATEQLRSWGVPFESPAQVIAELAANAATHGCVPGRDFRLAVLADADTLRIEVTDACGDRLPVPQVSGTWESGGRGLVLVEALADRWGTRQGPFPCKTVWAEFDLPMWGR, encoded by the coding sequence ATGAATGAGGAAAACGCCGAGCACAAGCTGCAGTTCAAGGTTCAGCTCTCCGCCACCCGCCGGGGCGCTCGTCTCGCCTGGCTGCTCGCCACCGAGCAGCTCCGGTCCTGGGGCGTGCCGTTCGAATCGCCCGCTCAGGTGATCGCCGAGCTCGCCGCGAACGCGGCTACGCACGGGTGCGTACCGGGACGGGACTTCCGCCTCGCCGTCCTGGCCGACGCGGACACGCTCCGCATCGAGGTGACGGACGCGTGCGGTGACCGGCTCCCGGTGCCGCAGGTGTCAGGGACATGGGAATCGGGCGGTCGCGGGCTGGTCCTCGTCGAGGCGCTCGCCGACCGGTGGGGCACCCGGCAGGGACCGTTCCCGTGCAAGACGGTCTGGGCGGAGTTCGACCTTCCGATGTGGGGGCGGTGA
- a CDS encoding helix-turn-helix domain-containing protein yields MHVDAAEDGGWELDPEDDAQAAVETVGRQLKMWREASGLRAAEFGAAIGYGENLIYKIERGVRIPRPEYLEKADEALGAGGKIAAMKKDVEQARYPKKVRDLTRWEAEAVELGAYGSHNLHGLLQTEEYARALFEMRRPAWSQDKVDREVAARVTRRSIFERTPAPALTFVQEEVTLRRPIGGTMVLRRQLERMLDVGQLRNVEIQVMPTNREDHAGMGGRIHLLKFGDSSVVGHSEGQFGSRPVSHPKEIQVLELRYGINRAQALTPQESLAFIEKVLGET; encoded by the coding sequence ATGCATGTTGACGCTGCGGAAGACGGGGGTTGGGAACTCGATCCGGAAGACGACGCCCAGGCGGCTGTGGAGACGGTCGGACGCCAGCTCAAAATGTGGCGGGAGGCGTCGGGACTCCGCGCGGCGGAGTTCGGGGCGGCCATCGGGTACGGCGAGAACCTGATCTACAAGATCGAGCGTGGTGTGCGCATCCCGCGCCCCGAGTACCTCGAAAAGGCCGATGAAGCCCTGGGCGCGGGCGGCAAGATCGCGGCGATGAAGAAGGACGTGGAGCAGGCCCGGTACCCGAAGAAGGTGCGGGACCTGACGCGATGGGAGGCCGAGGCGGTCGAGCTGGGCGCCTACGGCAGCCACAACTTGCATGGGCTGTTGCAGACCGAGGAGTACGCACGGGCGCTGTTCGAGATGCGACGGCCCGCCTGGTCACAAGACAAAGTCGACCGCGAGGTGGCGGCACGAGTAACTCGAAGGTCGATCTTCGAGCGCACGCCAGCCCCTGCCCTCACGTTCGTCCAGGAAGAGGTGACGCTTCGCCGCCCCATCGGAGGCACAATGGTTCTGCGTCGGCAGCTCGAACGGATGTTGGATGTGGGCCAGTTGCGGAACGTCGAGATTCAGGTGATGCCGACGAACCGCGAAGACCACGCAGGAATGGGCGGCAGGATCCATCTGCTGAAGTTCGGGGACAGCTCGGTCGTGGGCCATTCCGAGGGGCAATTCGGCAGTCGCCCGGTCTCCCACCCGAAGGAGATCCAAGTCCTTGAGCTGCGCTACGGGATCAACCGGGCCCAGGCTCTCACGCCCCAGGAGTCATTGGCCTTCATCGAGAAAGTGCTGGGAGAGACATGA
- a CDS encoding DUF397 domain-containing protein produces the protein MTLKPSAVNASELKWTKSSYSGDSDSNECVEVAAVQGTIHIRDSKNPHGPQLHLQPSAWADFVSYAAAAR, from the coding sequence ATGACCCTCAAGCCCTCTGCGGTGAACGCTTCCGAGCTGAAGTGGACCAAGAGCAGCTACAGCGGCGACAGTGACAGCAACGAGTGTGTCGAGGTCGCCGCCGTCCAAGGCACCATCCACATCCGCGACTCCAAGAACCCCCACGGCCCGCAGCTCCACCTCCAGCCGTCCGCCTGGGCCGACTTCGTCTCGTACGCCGCTGCCGCGCGCTGA
- a CDS encoding RNHCP domain-containing protein, translating to MRLRVEDPFDSLRSSSISRTTENTGFTCGNCGEAVAPLVNGSYRNHCSHCLHSLHVDLSPGDRANDCRALMRPVAVEHHSAKGYMIVHRCTGCGTRTRNRMADDPHQGDDLDTVLALMRSGHHEAGHTNRRQAHR from the coding sequence CTGCGCCTCCGAGTTGAAGATCCCTTCGACTCGCTGAGGAGCAGCAGCATCAGCAGAACAACCGAAAACACCGGCTTCACCTGCGGAAACTGCGGTGAGGCGGTCGCGCCATTGGTGAACGGAAGCTACCGCAACCACTGCTCGCACTGCCTGCATTCGCTGCACGTGGACCTCTCGCCCGGAGACCGTGCCAACGACTGCCGCGCGCTGATGCGCCCGGTCGCAGTCGAGCACCACTCCGCCAAGGGCTACATGATCGTCCATCGGTGCACCGGCTGCGGCACCCGCACCCGCAACCGCATGGCCGACGACCCGCACCAGGGCGACGACCTCGACACCGTCCTCGCCCTCATGCGCTCCGGCCACCACGAAGCCGGCCACACCAACCGGCGCCAGGCACACCGCTGA
- a CDS encoding SigE family RNA polymerase sigma factor — protein sequence MTTPVCTSASTAAVFPTFSSYVRARGPVLLRTARSLSANPNDAEDLLQTALAKTFVAWDRIEDHRALDGYVRRALINTRTSQWRKRKVEEFAVDELPEPDPLPAPDPAELQGMRDAMWRAVMRLPARQRAMVVLRYYEDLSEAQTAEVMEVSIGTVKSAVSRALAKLREDPELGMLWA from the coding sequence ATGACCACGCCAGTGTGCACAAGCGCTTCGACCGCCGCTGTGTTCCCGACATTCTCGTCCTATGTACGGGCCCGGGGGCCGGTCCTGCTGCGCACCGCGCGGTCGCTGTCCGCCAACCCGAACGACGCCGAGGATCTCCTCCAAACCGCCCTGGCCAAGACCTTCGTGGCCTGGGACCGCATCGAGGACCACCGCGCCCTGGACGGCTACGTCCGCCGCGCGCTCATCAACACCCGCACCTCCCAGTGGCGCAAGCGCAAGGTCGAGGAATTCGCCGTCGACGAGCTGCCGGAGCCCGACCCGCTGCCCGCGCCCGACCCGGCCGAACTCCAGGGCATGCGTGACGCGATGTGGCGCGCGGTGATGCGCCTGCCCGCCCGCCAGCGGGCCATGGTCGTCCTCAGGTACTACGAGGACCTGAGCGAGGCCCAGACCGCCGAGGTCATGGAGGTCTCCATCGGCACGGTCAAGAGCGCCGTCTCCCGCGCCCTGGCCAAACTCCGCGAGGACCCGGAACTGGGGATGCTCTGGGCCTGA
- a CDS encoding LAETG motif-containing sortase-dependent surface protein — MKLHPVLATAAVTAVLGPLALLSAPGAYAAGGAPAAAGSQPAAAATASASASASASASASSPAAAAGAAASGASAKPGAEPSPTYTRPTFCSGIPDEDRGKTGLRGLPSKIVAGSGWHGFTYRVTNVSKIKVMETDVSLMLGTADPKLKDVAQLAVTVQWFNPATGKWKPVEGEGAEFRDNDEFATVKSLKPGEYADAKMRIKIGGKAKAGTGYFFTIGHSYGEDGQCGFDKISQFNFTVLPAGSRPGKVSDAKGRPGEPGKAVPPANGGGRGATAPPAKTAHHLSPQGTLDELPVTGRLAETGSSDALPTVAAAGAAAVLAGVGTVLVVRRRRAGSAQ, encoded by the coding sequence ATGAAGCTTCACCCCGTTCTGGCGACCGCAGCCGTCACGGCTGTACTCGGCCCCCTGGCGCTGCTGTCGGCTCCTGGCGCCTACGCGGCGGGCGGGGCGCCCGCGGCCGCCGGAAGCCAGCCGGCGGCCGCCGCCACCGCGTCGGCATCGGCATCGGCGTCGGCGTCGGCATCGGCGTCGTCCCCGGCCGCAGCAGCCGGGGCGGCCGCCTCCGGGGCGTCGGCCAAGCCGGGTGCCGAGCCGTCCCCCACCTACACCCGCCCGACCTTCTGCTCGGGGATACCCGACGAGGACCGCGGCAAGACGGGGCTGCGCGGACTCCCGAGCAAGATCGTCGCGGGCTCCGGCTGGCACGGGTTCACCTACCGCGTCACCAATGTCTCCAAGATCAAGGTGATGGAGACCGATGTCTCCCTCATGCTCGGCACCGCCGACCCGAAGCTCAAGGACGTCGCCCAACTGGCCGTCACGGTCCAGTGGTTCAACCCGGCGACCGGCAAGTGGAAGCCGGTCGAGGGCGAGGGCGCCGAGTTCCGCGACAACGACGAGTTCGCCACCGTCAAGAGCCTGAAGCCGGGCGAGTACGCGGACGCCAAGATGCGCATCAAGATCGGCGGAAAGGCGAAGGCGGGGACCGGCTACTTCTTCACCATCGGCCACTCGTACGGCGAGGACGGCCAGTGCGGCTTCGACAAGATCAGCCAGTTCAACTTCACGGTCCTGCCCGCCGGCAGCCGGCCCGGCAAGGTCTCGGACGCCAAGGGGCGGCCCGGTGAGCCGGGCAAGGCCGTCCCGCCGGCGAACGGCGGCGGGCGGGGCGCGACCGCTCCGCCGGCGAAGACCGCGCACCACCTCTCGCCCCAGGGCACCCTCGACGAACTCCCGGTCACCGGCAGGCTCGCCGAGACGGGGTCCTCCGACGCGCTGCCGACCGTCGCCGCGGCCGGCGCCGCGGCCGTCCTCGCGGGCGTCGGCACCGTACTCGTCGTGCGGCGTCGCAGGGCCGGGTCCGCGCAGTAG
- a CDS encoding lipid-transfer protein, which translates to MSVHRPDSLGGRAAIAGIGATEFSKDSGRSELKLAVEAVRAALDDAGLSPADVDGLVTFTMDTNPEITVAQAAGIGELSFFSRVHYGGGAACATVQQAALAVAAGLAEVVVCYRAFNERSGRRFGSGVQQREPTAEGAALGWNLPFGLLTPASWVAMAAQRYLHTYGLTPDAFGPVAVTDRRHAARNPAAYFHGKPITLADHAASRWIVEPLRLLDCCQETDGAQAIVVTSPERARALPRPPALITAAAQGAGRAQEQMTSFYRDDLTGLPEMNVVARQLWRTAGLAPADIGVAILYDHFTPFVLMQLEEFGFCAPGEASDFVAADALPLNTHGGQLGEAYLHGMNGIAEAVRQLRGTSVNQAGTPAHVLVTAGTGVPTSGLILGADG; encoded by the coding sequence ATGAGCGTCCACCGCCCCGACTCCCTCGGCGGCCGGGCCGCCATCGCCGGCATCGGCGCGACCGAGTTCTCCAAGGACTCCGGCCGCAGCGAACTGAAGCTCGCCGTCGAGGCCGTGCGCGCCGCCCTCGACGACGCCGGGCTGAGCCCTGCGGACGTCGACGGCCTGGTCACCTTCACCATGGACACCAACCCCGAGATCACCGTCGCGCAGGCGGCCGGGATCGGTGAGCTGTCCTTCTTCTCCCGGGTCCACTACGGGGGCGGCGCGGCCTGCGCCACCGTCCAGCAGGCGGCTCTCGCCGTCGCCGCCGGCCTCGCCGAAGTCGTCGTCTGCTACCGCGCGTTCAACGAGCGCTCGGGCCGCCGCTTCGGCTCCGGCGTCCAGCAGCGCGAGCCCACCGCGGAGGGCGCGGCCCTCGGCTGGAACCTCCCCTTCGGCCTGCTCACCCCCGCCTCCTGGGTCGCCATGGCCGCGCAGCGCTACCTCCACACCTACGGCCTGACCCCGGACGCCTTCGGCCCGGTCGCGGTCACCGACCGGCGCCACGCCGCCCGCAACCCGGCCGCGTACTTCCACGGCAAGCCCATCACCCTCGCCGACCACGCCGCCTCCCGCTGGATCGTGGAGCCGCTGCGGCTGCTGGACTGCTGCCAGGAGACGGACGGCGCCCAGGCGATCGTGGTGACCTCGCCCGAGCGGGCCCGCGCGCTGCCCCGGCCGCCGGCGCTGATCACGGCCGCGGCGCAGGGCGCGGGCCGCGCCCAGGAGCAGATGACCAGCTTCTACCGCGACGACCTGACCGGCCTCCCCGAGATGAACGTGGTCGCCCGGCAGCTCTGGCGCACCGCCGGTCTCGCCCCCGCCGACATCGGCGTGGCGATCCTCTACGACCACTTCACCCCGTTCGTGCTGATGCAGCTGGAGGAGTTCGGCTTCTGCGCCCCCGGCGAGGCGTCGGACTTCGTCGCCGCGGACGCCCTCCCCCTGAACACCCACGGCGGCCAGCTCGGCGAGGCGTACCTGCACGGCATGAACGGCATCGCCGAGGCCGTCCGCCAGCTCCGCGGCACCTCCGTCAACCAGGCGGGCACCCCCGCCCATGTCCTGGTCACGGCCGGTACGGGGGTGCCGACCTCGGGGCTGATCCTCGGCGCGGACGGCTGA
- a CDS encoding MaoC family dehydratase codes for MKPGDEPKPGDEPKLADEPKPGDEPKPGDELPTLTIPVTRTLIVAGAIASRDYQDVHHDPEAARQKGSPEIFMNILTTNGLVGRYLTDHFGPRCTLRKVAIRLGAPNYPGDTLVLSGTITEVADGTAVVRIVGANGLGHHVTGTVTVSLPEGTA; via the coding sequence ATGAAGCCCGGTGACGAGCCGAAGCCCGGTGACGAGCCGAAGCTCGCTGACGAGCCCAAGCCCGGTGACGAGCCCAAGCCCGGTGACGAGCTGCCGACGCTCACCATCCCCGTCACCCGCACCCTGATCGTCGCCGGGGCGATCGCCTCCCGTGACTACCAGGACGTGCACCACGACCCCGAGGCCGCCCGGCAGAAGGGCTCCCCGGAGATCTTCATGAACATCCTCACCACCAACGGACTCGTCGGCCGCTACCTCACCGACCACTTCGGGCCGCGCTGCACCCTGCGCAAGGTCGCCATCCGCCTCGGCGCCCCCAACTACCCCGGCGACACGCTGGTGTTGAGCGGCACGATCACCGAGGTGGCGGACGGGACGGCGGTGGTGCGGATCGTCGGCGCGAACGGCCTGGGCCACCACGTCACCGGCACGGTGACCGTCAGCCTCCCGGAGGGCACGGCATGA
- a CDS encoding acyl-CoA dehydrogenase family protein, with translation MDFTPTPEQTAARELAARIFGDLSTPERLATCGTGTDAALWKALCAAGLPGAAEETGLLGLVLMLEEQGRTTAQVPFAATCVYGLLAIGAHGSPEQRARLLPPLRDGEAVATGAFPARRGGVRSERAADGTGRLTGTVPVVPWLREATHVLVPDGTTRTLWLVRTDAPGVRRDPVETTAPWSAGRLTLEDAPAETIANPGPAPDPYADTLALARTAFAGLQAGVCAGSLARAVSHTTTREQFGRPLAANQGVQLRAADAHMDTEAIRVTAYEAAWRRDAGLDAGPHALTAAWWAAEAGTRVVHSGQHLHGGIGADLDHPVHRHFLWGRQVAGYLGAGGEVLDELGELLTTGRHPDAGERSPDEAR, from the coding sequence ATGGACTTCACGCCCACACCGGAGCAGACGGCGGCCCGCGAGCTGGCGGCCCGGATATTCGGCGACCTGTCCACGCCCGAGCGCCTCGCCACCTGCGGCACCGGCACGGACGCCGCGCTGTGGAAGGCGCTGTGCGCGGCCGGTCTGCCGGGCGCGGCGGAGGAGACCGGCCTGCTCGGGCTCGTGCTGATGCTGGAGGAGCAGGGGCGGACGACGGCGCAGGTGCCGTTCGCGGCGACCTGTGTGTACGGGCTGCTGGCGATCGGCGCGCACGGCAGCCCGGAACAGCGGGCGCGGCTGCTGCCGCCGCTGCGGGACGGCGAGGCGGTCGCGACCGGGGCGTTTCCGGCGCGGCGCGGCGGCGTACGGAGCGAGCGGGCCGCGGACGGGACCGGGCGGCTGACCGGCACCGTCCCGGTGGTGCCGTGGCTGCGCGAGGCCACCCACGTCCTGGTGCCGGACGGTACGACGCGGACGCTGTGGCTCGTACGCACCGACGCCCCGGGGGTGCGGCGCGACCCGGTCGAGACCACCGCCCCCTGGTCGGCGGGCCGGCTCACCCTGGAGGACGCCCCCGCCGAGACGATCGCCAACCCCGGCCCCGCCCCCGACCCCTACGCGGACACCCTGGCCCTCGCCCGTACCGCCTTCGCCGGGCTCCAGGCCGGGGTCTGCGCCGGTTCGCTGGCCCGTGCGGTGTCCCACACCACCACCCGCGAGCAGTTCGGCCGCCCGCTCGCCGCGAACCAGGGCGTACAACTGCGCGCCGCCGATGCCCACATGGACACCGAGGCGATCCGTGTCACCGCCTACGAGGCGGCCTGGCGCCGGGACGCGGGCCTGGACGCCGGACCGCACGCGCTGACCGCCGCCTGGTGGGCGGCCGAGGCCGGCACCCGCGTGGTGCACAGCGGTCAGCATCTGCACGGCGGCATCGGCGCCGACCTCGACCACCCCGTCCACCGCCACTTCCTGTGGGGCCGGCAAGTGGCCGGCTATCTGGGCGCGGGCGGCGAAGTCCTCGACGAACTGGGCGAGTTGCTCACGACCGGAAGGCACCCGGATGCCGGCGAAAGGAGCCCCGATGAAGCCCGGTGA
- a CDS encoding bifunctional MaoC family dehydratase N-terminal/OB-fold nucleic acid binding domain-containing protein, producing MSPVQLGHEQLKVYEGRSTSAAGVGKDLVNEPMIRHWCEAVGDTNPAYRGPDAIAPPTMLQAWTMGGLSGHADRSGAYDELSGLLDDAGYTSIVATDCEQEYLRPLRPGDRITFDAVIESVSERKTTKLGTGHFITTRMDIRANGEPAGTHRFRVLKYAPAVRNSRTAAGGRDPETAGRNPEGAGRNPETAKADERPPEGDERSPEAGGQSQASRRTEGSGQAARSRRPRPVVNRDNAGFWEGVAGHRLLIQRCTGCRTLRFPWLPGCNVCGAADWDTVEASGAGTVFSYVVMHHPPFPAFTVPEPEADAAGPHVSDRCTGAPGTPTGPSPYAVGLIELAEGVRIVSNVIGVPCDKVRIGMPVRLAFLRVDEEWELPVFRAAEGGEG from the coding sequence ATGAGCCCGGTACAGCTCGGCCACGAGCAGCTCAAGGTCTACGAGGGGCGGTCGACGTCGGCGGCGGGCGTGGGCAAGGACCTGGTCAACGAGCCGATGATCCGGCACTGGTGCGAGGCCGTCGGCGACACCAACCCCGCCTACCGGGGGCCGGACGCGATCGCTCCGCCGACCATGCTGCAGGCCTGGACGATGGGCGGCCTGTCCGGCCACGCCGACCGTTCGGGGGCGTACGACGAGCTGTCCGGGCTGCTGGACGACGCCGGGTACACCTCGATCGTCGCCACCGACTGCGAGCAGGAGTACCTGCGGCCGCTGCGGCCCGGCGACCGGATCACCTTCGACGCGGTGATCGAGTCGGTCTCGGAGCGCAAGACGACGAAGCTGGGTACCGGGCACTTCATCACGACCCGGATGGACATCCGCGCGAACGGCGAGCCGGCCGGGACGCATCGCTTCCGGGTTCTCAAGTACGCCCCGGCCGTACGGAATTCCAGGACGGCAGCGGGGGGCCGGGACCCTGAGACGGCGGGGCGGAACCCCGAGGGGGCCGGGCGGAACCCCGAGACGGCCAAGGCGGACGAGCGGCCTCCTGAGGGGGACGAGCGGTCCCCCGAGGCGGGCGGGCAGTCGCAGGCGTCCCGGAGGACGGAAGGGAGCGGGCAGGCTGCCCGCTCCCGGCGCCCGCGCCCCGTCGTCAACCGGGACAACGCCGGATTCTGGGAGGGCGTGGCCGGGCACCGTCTGCTGATCCAGCGCTGCACGGGATGCCGGACGCTGCGTTTCCCCTGGCTGCCGGGGTGCAACGTCTGCGGGGCAGCGGACTGGGACACCGTCGAGGCGAGCGGCGCGGGGACGGTCTTCTCCTACGTCGTGATGCACCATCCGCCCTTCCCCGCCTTCACGGTGCCGGAGCCCGAAGCGGACGCGGCAGGCCCGCACGTGTCCGACCGGTGTACGGGCGCTCCCGGTACACCCACCGGCCCCAGCCCCTACGCCGTAGGGCTGATCGAGCTCGCGGAGGGGGTGCGGATCGTCAGCAACGTCATCGGTGTCCCCTGCGACAAGGTGCGGATCGGCATGCCGGTGCGGCTCGCGTTCCTGCGGGTGGACGAGGAGTGGGAGTTGCCGGTCTTCCGCGCGGCCGAGGGCGGTGAGGGGTGA
- a CDS encoding acyl-CoA dehydrogenase family protein — translation MHLAPTARQEQLRTELRSYFRRVMPDGPVEDPAEQRAVLRRIGADGLLGLGWPTAYGGQGRGPDEQFVFFDEAYRAGAPVSMVTLNTVGPTLMKYGTAQQKDFFLPRILSGELVFAIGYTEPEAGTDLASLRTRATREAAGDGAHWLINGAKSFTSNAHQADWIWLACRTDPDAPKHQGISIILVPTDAPGFSWTPIGTVGGLTTTATYYDGIRVPSGNLVGEENAGWRLITHQLNHERVALAAIGMQAEDAFDAALAHARTTDPETGERPADRPWVRSRLAEAHARLAATRLLNWRLVDDVGAGTLGPGDAAGVKFAGTESAVEVYRLCQEVVGAAALVRAGSPGAHGGGELERMNRAAQINTFGGGVSEVQREIVATMRLGMRRGRR, via the coding sequence GTGCACCTCGCCCCCACCGCGCGCCAGGAGCAGTTGCGCACCGAACTCCGCTCGTACTTCCGGCGGGTAATGCCGGACGGGCCGGTCGAGGACCCGGCGGAGCAGCGCGCGGTGCTCCGCCGGATCGGCGCCGACGGCCTGCTGGGGCTGGGCTGGCCGACCGCGTACGGAGGGCAGGGCCGCGGCCCCGACGAGCAGTTCGTCTTCTTCGACGAGGCGTACCGCGCGGGCGCCCCGGTCTCGATGGTCACCCTCAACACCGTCGGCCCGACCCTGATGAAGTACGGCACCGCGCAGCAGAAGGACTTCTTCCTGCCGCGCATCCTCAGTGGCGAGCTGGTCTTCGCGATCGGCTATACGGAGCCCGAGGCGGGTACCGACCTCGCGTCCCTCCGCACCCGCGCGACGAGAGAGGCGGCCGGCGACGGCGCGCACTGGCTGATCAACGGCGCCAAGAGCTTCACCAGCAACGCCCACCAGGCCGACTGGATCTGGCTCGCCTGCCGCACCGACCCCGACGCCCCCAAGCATCAGGGCATCTCGATCATCCTGGTGCCCACCGACGCCCCGGGGTTCTCCTGGACGCCGATCGGGACGGTCGGCGGGCTGACGACCACCGCCACCTACTACGACGGCATCCGCGTCCCGTCCGGGAACCTCGTAGGGGAGGAGAACGCCGGCTGGCGGCTGATCACGCATCAGCTCAACCATGAGCGGGTCGCGTTGGCGGCCATCGGCATGCAGGCCGAGGATGCCTTCGACGCGGCGCTGGCCCATGCCCGTACGACGGACCCGGAGACCGGCGAGCGGCCCGCCGACCGCCCCTGGGTGCGGTCCCGGCTCGCCGAGGCGCACGCCCGGCTGGCCGCCACCCGGCTGCTGAACTGGCGGCTGGTCGACGACGTGGGCGCCGGGACGCTCGGACCCGGCGACGCCGCGGGGGTGAAGTTCGCCGGGACGGAGAGCGCCGTCGAGGTGTACCGGCTGTGCCAGGAGGTGGTGGGCGCCGCCGCCCTGGTGCGAGCCGGATCGCCGGGCGCCCATGGGGGCGGTGAGCTGGAGCGGATGAACCGGGCGGCGCAGATCAACACGTTCGGGGGCGGTGTGAGCGAGGTCCAGCGGGAGATCGTCGCGACGATGCGGCTGGGGATGCGGAGGGGGCGGCGATGA